Genomic DNA from Peribacillus simplex NBRC 15720 = DSM 1321:
AAAGCGGAAGAGATGCTACTCAATTATGTTGATGCAAATCCTGATGCACCGCTATCGCTTTTTATGCTAGGAAATTTATCTTTTGATAAAGAGGACATTCACAAAGCTAGGGATTATTATGAAAAAGCGATTGAAAGTAATCCGGATTTGCATGAAGCCCATTACAATCTTGCCTTAGTTTACATGAAACTTGATTCATTCGATCAAGCTAAGGAGCAAGCTGATAAGGCTATTGAGCTTGCCCCGGATAATAAGTCTTACACTAAACTGCTGGCAGAAATTGAAAAGCAACTATAACTTTTGACGCAGCATGATTGGGGTACCGTCTTTCAGGGTAAACAAGACAAGTATTTCACTTTGATTCTTCGCCATAAGCAATAGGGGGATGGTGCTACCTTGTGGACTCACAGTGGATCCATCCTCCTTTTTTATTCCCAACACATAATTTTTGTAAAGTCCTTCCCACAGTTTTCCTACAATTTCTTCCCGTTTGAATTGGGGGAAGGCAGCAAGCCATTGATTTTTCTTTGAGGGCAGATCTGTTAAAGAGATGATTTTGTACTGATCCAGATTAACCTGAAATGCTTGACCGGCTTTCTCCAAACCATTTCGAACCGTTTGATCTGTCAAGCCGTCCAGCGTTTTTTTCCATTGAATCTGTTCTTCTGAAAGGGGGCGGTGGAAAAATTGAAAAGCCGGTGTTGTTACTGTATAGAGTTTATCTTTACTTAGCTGCTGGGCACTGGTGAAAATTGTGTCACTCGGATGAACCTCGGCATAATGAAACGTTACCGCTTCATAGCGCCCACTCTCGGATTCTTTAGATTTCGCTTTTTGAGAGAGGTCTTGTTTATTTTGGCGCCAATTTTTTAAAGCTCCTGCTAATTTTCCATTTTTGTATAAAAGCGATACGTCCTGACGTAAGTAAGCAGACCGGTCCAACGAAGAGTCCACCCTCCAAGTAATAGTATAGGTGGAATCCCCGGTACCCTTCGGAGTCAGGTGGGTGGAAGCATGTTCAAAATGGAGCGAGGAATCGATGGGAAAAAAAATGATGGTTTCCTCTGTCTGTTTATGATTTGATAAATAAAGGATGACAAAAATGGTGGTTAAGACCAAAAAGACGGTATACTTCAATTGTACTTTCATTTTTCCCCTCCGTTTTCACGCGTGATGAATGGTTTTAAAACATGAAGCTGTCAAATCAAATCGAAAGAGTCCACAATCTTGATATTTCATCATATGAATACAGTTGGACATGTATGAGGGGGATGGGGGAAATTATCAAAAGGGGTAATGGGCGCTTGTTACAAAGAGGCTGATTCGATATACTTTCATATAGAAAAGAGTAAAGAGGTTTACTATGAAAACATATTATGATCTTCAACAATACTTGAAAAGATTCGGTACATTTATCTATATTGGTGATCGCTTAGCCGAGCTTGAACTGATGGAAGCCGAAATAAGGGAAATCCACCGTATGCAGATGATGGATACGAAAGATTATCAAATGGCGATCCTTTTAATTAGGCAGCAATTG
This window encodes:
- a CDS encoding YqgQ family protein, which codes for MKTYYDLQQYLKRFGTFIYIGDRLAELELMEAEIREIHRMQMMDTKDYQMAILLIRQQLSLEREKQRKN